The following are encoded together in the Oncorhynchus masou masou isolate Uvic2021 chromosome 5, UVic_Omas_1.1, whole genome shotgun sequence genome:
- the fancd2 gene encoding Fanconi anemia group D2 protein, whose product MMRKKRHSSVDKSESAAPPDVSKSKKSRTTGHQSKTTAQEDTSIDSVFGQFLHEAGVILRQGSTSNEIAVDQVVFQKRLQQRLKKSPRYPSIVQEFITGLESHIEDPERFRNCLLPCVPRLADGDSSSVSSFQESLLRMLLGIEMLQVLVINTLFEKLPEFMFDGAGEDGLNIPRVIVNQLKWLDRIIDSKELAGKLMQLVSVASVEIQCDIITSLPEILEDSQHSDIARELNALLQENTQLTVPILDAFSSLNLSSTLLAEVRVSVMATLSAVQLEDLPVVVKFILHSISSSDALEVVCDLRKKLELELCVLPPVLQASQSRMKSKGTTESSNTSASSSSQDSVALVLDGIKSAVRFQKTTSEAWLKAIENVDTAEDHKVIDLLVLFILHSTNANHSRRGAERVLKVKVRAGQIQEALLQKTFRGYAQVMRGYFPSILALAQSLLRSPDPCVVPFGGHMYRLSFTAFDSYCQQEVVGSLVTHVCSGVGGEVDVALELLCGLVTEKPSEMALYAVFVKGILDYMENLTPQQIRRLFHLLSGLAFGQQQQGTHIQDDMHIVVRKQLSSTVPKYKRIGIIGAVMVVGSMGASRLKVEDSQGGTLPKETYRQVTALLELVRSCSESSPEAAALYYDELANLVLTCTLDPLVQAWIGKSVLEDFQEDFVVDLGPDITGSFPFPACMMYNLDDEESQGGIAINLLQLLSDDLQHKGELWSQTGNNKTQRRVSPLCLSPFFRLLRLCEEQQHQGDLEEIDALLGCPLILTDMDVVEKSESLSKPEREFLCGLLFQTINWFREVVNAFCSQKDPEMKMKVVTRLQNITYLQTLLERTLAATPGYAPPLANFDGESTEGAPVSSSSAAPKKGKKEGTGKKRKAPAKNPSADGSQLEEGTEAEETQQDDAEKEKVQEATRPGVSLVSYRHFFRELDMEVLSVLQCGLLSRSLLDSELHSKVREEVQLGPAELVFLLEDMWRKLEFSLTAAPAKRVPFFKGKTDKSVGFSHLQQKSPKDIAACCIQLLPTLCTHLENCHNHFQTLLSENQGVVDASGLDVREHQLLSSAYQLLLQVLHTTFSWSGFSQPEHRGLLKKTLGVLADRLKEGGPELTMDQLIKHSFEYLLNFHSTVPSLSIALCLSQLLSTVADRGGHQATYREQTATLARRFLCQEWVTTSGDREKGPKHNETLQTLLSIYLEHTDDVLKAVEEIAGEGIPELLNSAKDASSRTWPTLNRLTFLVFYKGMMGVLEKAVRKIPPGRNSDNTEVMSEKLLTWNLAVRDFHILVNLVKVFDSRPVLNVCLKYGRLFLESFLKLGMPLLDFSFKKHKEDVQSLLKTFQLSTRQLHHMCGHSKIRQDTILTNHVPALKKSLEQFVYRVKAMLTLNHCQEAFWLGNLKNRDLKGEEILSQRSQGSDEEEEEAGSPLPQEQSEDEAQESDSDGKKKGNRKAEGDDDEITDDSDD is encoded by the exons ATGATGCGAAAGAAGAGACACTCCTCTGTGGACAAAAGCGAAAGTGCTGCACCACCAGATGTGTCAA AGTCCAAGAAGAGTAGGACCACAGGCCATCAGTCCAAGACCACGGCTCAGGAGGACACCAGTATTGACTCAGTCTTTGGCCAATTTCTGCACGAGGCTGGTGTTATCTTGAGACAGGGCAGTACATCCAATGAGATTG CTGTGGACCAAGTGGTTTTCCAAAAGAGACTGCAGCAACGTCTGAAAAAGAGTCCTAGATACCCCAGT ATTGTGCAGGAGTTCATCACAGGACTGGAGTCTCACATTGAGGATCCTGAGAGGTTCAGGAACTGCCTCCTCCCCTGTGTACCACGCCTGGCCGATGGGGACTCAAG CTCTGTCAGCTCATTTCAGGAGAGTCTGCTGCGCATGCTGCTGGGGATCGAGATGCTGCAG GTTTTGGTAATCAACACTTTGTTTGAGAAGCTTCCCGAGTTCATGTTTGATGG TGCCGGAGAGGATGGTCTCAATATCCCTCGTGTTATTGTCAACCAGCTCAAGTGGTTGGACAGAATCATAGACAGCAAG GAGTTAGCAGGTAAGCTGATGCAGCTGGTTTCTGTGGCGTCGGTTGAGATACAGTGTGACATCATCACCAGTCTGCCAGAGATCCTGGAGGACTCCCAGCACAGTGACATTGCCAGGGAGCTAAA CGCCTTACTCCAGGAAAACACTCAGCTGACTGTGCCAATCCTGGATGCCTTCTCAAGCTTGAATCTGAGCTCCACTCTGTTGGCTGAG GTACGTGTGTCTGTCATGGCCACCCTGTCTGCTGTCCAGCTGGAGGACCTGCCTGTGGTGGTGAAGTTCATCCTACACTCCATCTCTTCCTCAGACGccctagag GTGGTGTGTGACCTGCGTAAGAAGCTGGAGTTGGAGCTGTGTGTTCTCCCTCCGGTGCTGCAGGCTTCTCAGAGCCGCATGAAGAGCAAGGGGACAACCGA GTCCTCCAACACCTCAGCATCCAGCAGCAGCCAGGACAGTGTTGCCTTGGTGTTGGATGGCATTAAGTCTGCAGTGCGCTTCCAGAAGACCACCTCTGAGGCCTGGCTTAAG GCTATAGAGAATGTCGACACAGCAGAGGATCACAAG GTCATTGACCTGCTGGTGCTGTTCATCCTACACTCCACCAATGCCAACCACAGCCGGCGTGGAGCTGAGAGGGTGCTGAAGGTCAAAGTGAGAGCAGGACAAATCCAGGAGGCTCTGCTACAGAAAACGTTCAGGGGCTATGCACAG gtgatGAGAGGTTACTTTCCCTCCATCTTGGCCCTGGCCCAGAGTCTGCTGCGTTCCCCTGACCCTTGTGTGGTGCCCTTCGGTGGACACATGTACAGACTCTCATTCACTGCCTTTGACTCCTACTGCCAGCag GAGGTGGTGGGCTCCCTGGTGACCCATGTTTGCAGTGGCGTGGGTGGTGAGGTGGACGTGGCTCTGGAGCTGCTTTGTGGCCTGGTGACAGAGAAACCCTCTGAGATGGCCCTCTACGCCGTCTTTGTCAAG ggtATACTGGACTATATGGAGAACCTGACTCCCCAGCAGATCCGCAGGCTTTTCCACTTGCTCAGTGGCCTGGCCTTCGGACAGCAGCAGCAGGGCACACACATCCAG GATGACATGCACATAGTGGTCCGTAAGCAGCTCTCCAGCACCGTGCCCAAGTACAAGCGCATTGGCATCATCGGTGCTGTCATGGTGGTGGGCAGCATGGGGGCCAGCAG GCTCAAGGTGGAGGATTCTCAAGGTGGCACATTGCCCaaggagacatacagacag GTGACGGCCCTGCTGGAGCTGGTACGGTCGTGCAGTGAAAGCTCTCCTGAAGCTGCTGCTCTCTACTATGATGAACTAGCCAACCTGGTCCTCACCTGCACTCTGGACCCTCTGGTGCAG GCCTGGATAGGGAAGAGTGTGCTGGAGGACTTCCAGGAAGACTTTGTGGTGGATCTGGGACCAGATATAACTGG GTCCTTCCCCTTCCCCGCCTGTATGATGTACAACCTGGATGATGAAGAGAGTCAGGGAGGCATTGCCATCAACCTGCTGCAACTACTGTCTGATGACCTCCAACACAAGGGGGAGCTGTGGAGCCAGACTGGGAACAACAAGACCCAGAG GCGAGTGTCTCCTCTGTGCCTGTCTCCGTTCTTCCGGCTGCTCAGGCTGTGTGAGGAGCAGCAGCACCAGGGAGACCTGGAGGAGATCGATGCCCTACTGG GCTGCCCTCTGATCTTGACTGACATGGATGTGGTGGAGAAGTCAGAGAGCCTGTCCAAGCCTGAgagagagttcctctgtggcCTCCTATTCCAGACCATCAACTGGTTTAGAGAG gttgTGAATGCATTCTGCAGTCAGAAAGACCCTGAGATGAAGATGAAGGTGGTGACTCGTCTTCAGAACATCACCTACCTCCAGACTCTATTGGAGAGGACTTTGGCAG CAACCCCTGGCTATGCCCCTCCTCTAGCCAACTTCGATGGGGAGAGTACAGAGGGAGCTCCAGTGTCTAGCTCCTCTGCTGCTCCAAAGAAGGGAAAGAAAG AGGGTACTGGTAAGAAGAGGAAAGCCCCTGCTAAGAACCCGTCAGCAGATGGCTCTCAGCTGGAGGAGGGCACAGAGGCAGAGGAGACCCAGcag GACGATGCAGAGAAGGAGAAGGTTCAGGAGGCCACTAGGCCTGGGGTCAGTCTGGTTTCCTACCGGCACTTCTTCAGAGAGCTGGACATGGAGGTGCTCAGTGTGCTGCAGTGTGGCCTGCTCTCCCGCTCTCTGCTGGACAGTGAGCTTCACAGCAAG GTGCGTGAGGAGGTGCAGCTGGGCCCAGCAGAGTTAGTCTTCCTGCTGGAGGATATGTGGCGCAAACTGGAGTTCAGTCTGACTGCTGCCCCTGCCAAGCGAGTCCCATTCTTcaag GGAAAAACAGACAAGAGCGTGGGCTTCTCCCACCTGCAGCAGAAGAGCCCTAAGGACATCGCTGCCTGCTGTATCCAGCTGCTGCCCACCCTCTGCACCCACCTGGAGAACTGCCACAATCACTTCCAG ACTCTTCTGTCTGAGAACCAGGGGGTGGTGGACGCCTCGGGCCTGGATGTGAGAGAGCATCAACTGCTGTCCTCAGCCTACCAGCTCCTCCTACAGGTTCTACACACTACCTTCAGCTG GTCTGGTTTCTCCCAGCCAGAGCACCGTGGCTTGCTGAAGAAGACTCTGGGAGTGTTGGCTGACCGCTTGAAGGAGGGAGGGCCTGAACTGACCATGGACCAGCTCATAAA ACACAGCTTTGAGTACCTGCTGAACTTCCATAGCACGGTTCCTAGCCTCAGcatagctctctgtctctcccagctGCTTAGCACTGtggctgatagaggagggcaccaggctacatacagggagcagactg CAACCCTAGCCCGGCGGTTCCTGTGCCAGGAGTGGGTGACTACCagcggagacagagagaaaggaccCAAACACAACGAGACTCTCCAAACTCTCCTCAG TATTTACTTGGAGCACACTGATGATGTTCTGAAGGCGGTGGAGGAGATAGCTGGAGAGGGCATCCCTGAGCTACTCAACTCAGCCAAAGATGCCAGCTCTAGAACTTGGCCCACTCTCAACAG gctgACGTTCTTGGTGTTCTATAAGGGGATGATGGGAGTGCTGGAGAAGGCTGTGAGGAAGATTCCCCCTGGCAGAAACAGTGACAACACTGAG GTGATGAGTGAGAAGCTGCTGACATGGAACCTGGCTGTCAGAGACTTCCACATCCTGGTCAACCTGGTTAAG GTGTTTGACAGCAGACCAGTGCTCAATGTGTGCCTGAAG TATGGCCGTCTTTTCCTGGAGTCTTTCCTGAAGCTGGGGATGCCATTGTTGGATTTCAGTTTTAAAAAGCACAAG GAGGATGTCCAGAGCCTGCTGAAGACCTTCCAGCTCAGCACCAGGCAGCTCCACCACATGTGTGGACACTCCAAG ATCCGCCAGGACACCATCTTGACCAACCACGTGCCAGCCCTGAAGAAGAGCCTGGAGCAGTTTGTGTACAGAGTGAAGGCCATGCTCACCCTCAACCACTGTCAGGAGGCCTTCTGGCTGGGTAACCTCAAGAACAGAGACCTCAAG GGTGAAGAGATCCTTTCTCAGCGCTCACAGgggagtgatgaagaggaggaggaggcaggctCCCCGCTTCCTCAGGAGCAGTCAGAGGATGAG GCCCAGGAAAGCGACTCCGATGGGAAGAAGAAAGGCAACCGGAAGGCAGAGGGGGACGATGATGAAATCACAGATGACTCAGATGATTAG